In Bos indicus x Bos taurus breed Angus x Brahman F1 hybrid chromosome 23, Bos_hybrid_MaternalHap_v2.0, whole genome shotgun sequence, a single genomic region encodes these proteins:
- the LOC113881665 gene encoding histone H3.1 isoform X1 — MARTKQTARKSTGGKAPRKQLATKAARKSAPATGGVKKPHRYRPGTVALREIRRYQKSTELLIRKLPFQRLVREIAQDFKTDLRFQSSAVMALQEACEAYLVGLFEDTNLCAIHAKRVTIMPKDIQLARRIRGERA, encoded by the coding sequence ATGGCGCGGACTAAGCAAACGGCTCGAAAGTCCACCGGCGGCAAGGCGCCGCGCAAGCAACTGGCTACCAAGGCGGCCCGTAAGAGCGCGCCGGCTACCGGCGGCGTGAAGAAGCCCCACCGCTACCGCCCGGGCACGGTGGCTCTGCGCGAGATCCGCCGCTACCAGAAGTCTACGGAGCTGCTGATCCGCAAGCTGCCGTTCCAGCGGCTGGTGCGCGAGATCGCGCAGGACTTCAAGACCGACCTGCGCTTCCAGAGCTCGGCGGTGATGGCGCTGCAGGAGGCGTGCGAGGCCTACCTGGTGGGGCTCTTCGAGGACACCAACCTGTGTGCCATCCACGCCAAGCGCGTCACCATCATGCCCAAGGACATCCAGCTTGCCCGCCGCATCCGCGGAGAAAGGGCATAA